A single genomic interval of Aureliella helgolandensis harbors:
- a CDS encoding tRNA (adenine(22)-N(1))-methyltransferase, giving the protein MPHLDDRLKAVARQLRSEVHVDIGSDHGHLLKALLAAGRIRRGIAIENKRQPFENSRHTLAGVNAEVRFADGLEGVQHGEANSLSICGMGAESILNILQAFPSRVPPLVVLQPNRCPEVLRAWGLRNGFHLCDEQLVYGHWPYPILRFEQAQDARDPAYEGLGREAALLWGPHLIRRWEPEFVARLREEKRYWSDFKRLGPDNAQRLQLLHQILSGVQQ; this is encoded by the coding sequence ATGCCGCACCTAGATGATCGATTGAAAGCTGTCGCGCGACAGCTCCGCTCCGAGGTGCACGTCGATATTGGTTCCGACCATGGCCATCTCTTAAAGGCCCTCTTGGCGGCCGGACGAATCCGTCGTGGTATCGCCATTGAGAATAAACGCCAGCCCTTCGAAAACTCGAGGCATACCCTGGCGGGAGTGAATGCGGAAGTGCGTTTCGCGGATGGTTTAGAAGGAGTGCAGCACGGCGAGGCGAATAGTCTCAGTATCTGTGGCATGGGGGCAGAATCCATTTTAAACATCCTCCAGGCGTTTCCCTCCCGAGTGCCCCCGTTGGTCGTGTTGCAGCCCAATCGTTGCCCTGAAGTGTTACGCGCATGGGGGCTGCGAAATGGTTTTCATCTGTGCGACGAACAGTTGGTCTACGGACACTGGCCCTACCCCATCCTCCGCTTTGAACAGGCACAAGACGCTCGTGATCCTGCCTACGAGGGGCTGGGACGCGAAGCCGCGTTGCTCTGGGGGCCGCATTTAATTCGGCGGTGGGAGCCCGAGTTCGTGGCTCGCCTCCGCGAAGAAAAACGCTATTGGAGTGACTTCAAACGCTTGGGGCCAGACAACGCCCAGCGGCTGCAGCTCCTCCATCAAATTTTGTCAGGTGTGCAGCAGTGA
- a CDS encoding outer membrane protein assembly factor BamB family protein, producing the protein MMSTRVPPSHIRSASQAVVTLAFAASWSLLALQAQGQAADLTSADSWREFRGNSANGLALLAQLPTHWSEEDNCVWKTAIHGRGWSSPVASDGEVWLTTASEDGSQLSVLCIDFATGAIKHDRLLYDNNTPQPDHHATNTYASPTPILDEQHVYVHFGSYGTACLDRNTVETIWERRDLPCNHFRGPGSSPILYENKLIFHMDGFDFQYAIALDRHTGQTIWKVDRDIDYGTDNGDFYKAYSTPIIIQVGGVDQLISPASKTLLALNPDTGEEFWRVRYDEHSTTVRPLFDGERIYFSSGFSKAQMLCVRVDGQGDVTDTHVQWSQRKGIGAKPSPVLVAGRLFDVTDDGILERLDLETGEIVWKERLGGKFSASLLATKTHLYAFDHDGKGYVYTLGDTPQLVSENTLPSGCNASPAVIGDSLIVRTTTHLYRFENR; encoded by the coding sequence ATGATGTCCACTAGAGTGCCCCCATCCCATATTCGTTCTGCCTCACAAGCCGTGGTGACATTAGCTTTTGCAGCTTCCTGGTCGCTGCTGGCGCTTCAGGCCCAAGGGCAGGCTGCGGACCTAACGTCGGCAGATAGCTGGCGTGAATTCCGTGGCAATTCCGCCAACGGACTCGCCTTGTTGGCCCAACTTCCAACGCACTGGTCCGAGGAAGACAATTGCGTGTGGAAAACTGCCATTCACGGCCGTGGATGGTCTTCGCCTGTCGCCTCGGACGGCGAGGTCTGGCTAACCACGGCATCGGAGGATGGCAGCCAGCTTTCCGTGCTATGCATCGACTTTGCTACCGGCGCCATCAAGCACGATCGACTGCTCTACGACAACAACACCCCTCAACCCGATCACCACGCGACGAACACCTACGCTTCTCCAACTCCCATCTTGGACGAGCAACATGTGTATGTCCATTTCGGATCGTACGGCACCGCTTGTCTCGACCGCAATACAGTGGAAACGATATGGGAACGACGCGATTTACCCTGCAACCACTTCCGAGGGCCAGGCAGCTCGCCGATCCTGTATGAAAACAAATTGATCTTTCACATGGATGGCTTTGATTTTCAATACGCCATAGCGCTCGACCGACACACAGGGCAGACGATCTGGAAAGTCGATCGAGATATCGACTATGGCACCGACAACGGAGATTTCTACAAAGCCTACTCAACCCCCATCATCATCCAAGTCGGAGGAGTCGATCAGCTGATCAGCCCAGCCAGCAAGACTCTACTAGCCCTCAATCCGGACACCGGTGAAGAGTTCTGGCGGGTCCGCTACGACGAGCATTCGACCACCGTCAGACCGCTGTTCGATGGCGAGAGAATTTACTTCAGCAGTGGTTTCAGCAAAGCACAGATGTTGTGCGTTAGAGTCGATGGGCAGGGCGATGTCACCGACACGCATGTCCAGTGGAGCCAACGCAAGGGCATCGGCGCCAAGCCCAGTCCGGTACTGGTCGCAGGGCGCTTGTTCGACGTCACCGATGATGGCATCCTAGAGCGACTCGACCTGGAGACCGGCGAGATTGTTTGGAAAGAGCGATTGGGAGGCAAGTTCAGCGCATCACTGCTTGCCACGAAAACTCACCTCTACGCGTTTGATCATGACGGCAAGGGCTACGTGTACACGCTCGGCGATACTCCGCAACTCGTATCGGAAAACACACTCCCCAGTGGCTGCAACGCCTCTCCGGCGGTCATTGGAGATTCTCTAATCGTAAGAACCACGACCCATCTCTATCGCTTTGAAAATCGATAA